From a region of the Takifugu flavidus isolate HTHZ2018 chromosome 20, ASM371156v2, whole genome shotgun sequence genome:
- the pla2g3 gene encoding group 3 secretory phospholipase A2: MARFAPLLAAILSSSLLLRSPAEASIFCARRKLLSAEGVHYTFLRSPPQQAPPSLRLYQGSWSHRRALLSCAWSDDAAVIRDYLSLCRERAREFSDHLEESLDIDSAFGAEDPCVSLASPNLGGPPGKRSLRSADSSPPGAQENGSKGRSLHRVKRGFIVPGTLWCGSGNKAPSLGDLGLFTETDSCCREHDQCKNTILSFHSRFGVFNSNIFTMSHCDCDKKFRSCLLEAGDSISHVVGYTFFNLLKMHCFEFSHRLQCAQRNWFGMCKETKMALYADVHPPTLYEAPSPAQLNHSGSINTSLPEEPTQNSTTPAQLPSGASAGYTLHTPPPPTSFTEDPTPGRSGPPDQSDLRGMQQACSLYRDLDQCGAKIPPLQNRFGLHNPDAATLYHCNCTSRLFQMLANQRPLTEVHAALLGRVSPSCFLLRSCTAGKICAVVQVTAQSNAHAVKQRHLQVTSGSARRPKRKDRTVTLHKMCVRKVGKLRAGWKRETRKQ; the protein is encoded by the exons ATGGCGCGCTTTGCTCCGCTGCTCGCCGCTATTCTGTCGTCATCGCTGCTTCTCCGCTCACCCGCTGAAGCCTCCATCTTCTGCGCCCGGAGGAAACTTTTGTCCGCCGAGGGAGTGCATTACACGTTCCTGCGGAGCCCCCCCCAGCAggcccctccatccctccggcTCTACCAAGGCTCCTGGTCTCACAGGCGCGCTCTGCTCAGCTGCGCCTGGAGCGATGACGCAGCAGTCATCCGCGATTACTTGTCCCTGTGTCGGGAGCGCGCACGGGAATTTTCAGATCACCTGGAGGAGAGTTTAGATATCGACTCGGCGTTCGGAGCAGAGGATCCGTGCGTCTCGCTAGCGTCTCCGAACCTCGGTGGGCCCCCGGGGAAGAGGTCTTTGAGGAGCGCGGACAGCTCACCTCCTGGGGCGCAAGAGAACGGGTCAAAGGGCAGGAGCCTCCATCGCGTGAAGCGCGGATTTATTGTACCAGGAACTCTGTGGTGCGGATCTGGCAACAAAGCCCCTTCACTTGGAGACCTGG GCCttttcacagaaacagacagCTGCTGCCGCGAGCACGACCAGTGCAAGAACACCATTCTGTCCTTTCACTCCCGGTTCGGCGTCTTCAACAGCAACATCTTCACCATGTCTCACTGCGACTGTGACAAAAA GTTCCGCAGCTGTCTGCTGGAGGCTGGAGACAGCATATCCCACGTGGTGGGTTACACCTTCTTCAACCTGCTGAAGATGCACTGCTTCGAATTCTCCCACCGGCTCCAGTGCGCCCAGAGGAACTGGTTCGGCAT GTGCAAAGAGACTAAAATGGCTCTCTACGCTGACGTTCACCCCCCAACGCTGTATGAGGCTCCCTCCCCAGCACAGCTCAACCATTCCGGCTCCATTAACACCAGCCTCCCTGAAGAGCCGACGCAGAACAGCACGACACCGGCGCAGCTTCCCTCCGGCGCCTCTGCAGGGTACACcctccacacaccccctccccccacctccttcaCTGAAGATCCGACTCCAGGCCGGAGTGGCCCACCGGACCAG TCTGACCTCAGAG GAATGCAGCAGGCATGTTCTCTCTACAGGGACCTGGACCAGTGCGGGGCCAAGATCCCCCCCCTGCAGAATAGATTCGGCCTCCACAACCCCGACGCCGCCACGCTGTATCACTGCAACTGTACCAGCAG ATTATTCCAGATGTTGGCTAATCAGAGACCACTGACAGAGGTGCACGCCGCTCTGCTGGGACGCGTGTCtccgtcctgcttcctgctgcggAGCTGCACAGCTGGCAAAAT ATGTGCAGTCGTCCAGGTGACGGCCCAGAGTAACGCACACGCGGtgaaacagcgccacctgcaggtCACGAGCGGGAGCGCGCGGAGGccaaagagaaaagacagaacCGTCACACTTCACAaaatgtgtgtgaggaaggTTGGAAAACTAAGAGCGGGGTGGAAAAGGGAGACCAGAAAACAATAA